In Euphorbia lathyris chromosome 10, ddEupLath1.1, whole genome shotgun sequence, a single genomic region encodes these proteins:
- the LOC136209626 gene encoding uncharacterized protein isoform X3: protein MEGLVECPHLFGSNSQFDSYFHRTANQKARFASHPNLRQMATHFTDEQIASAANELKSKLKIIWLRLKSKSNDLADCIPLHRYKSKRIPPEAELCLLICSIFPDDYRIPVEDLVIYGMGLELFEDVHDMFAARCRVHDIISMINDKKYLRKEIGGKIRLAHEKDQLCHPYVKMLDSGRDLAKLIASRYPLVFHREIIIEKWPESNWYEDCYGLSLVLKKVREHHVNLECPKLSLLQLQYREDSQSIPVDFFEGMKMLRVLSLDIPSLPKSLNVLRNLRTLRLKVPKFEDMSCIGGLINLEFLSIFVLSFTDIPREMGQLENLRLLDLSKMNIAYIPAGVLSRLLKLEELYLPLSFKRWGRKPKKYDDYDEWESGEEDNSDDEERVNASLNEIVSLSLNALQITVPKASNLPKKSSIFKNIREFKILVPNNFKYQPFGQNSRNQLQLTGEACDIKESGICDLMSRTEDLNLTRVRNLKNVIYQLEQNDFSQLKKMIISECDELEYVVDTTKKKIMSGGDYLFRKLECLHLSMLCNLREICHERWTNFRWLRNLIHISIRFCHKLKYVFPLSIVRGSILKSIEILDCNEIEGIFYEDEDGIPLTKCSIEELDLHSLPRLISLLVHKDNTINEVHDDIKESLTANKVGLSYAEGSVSTCDGYSKPSPTNKGKSILNESCNDDKELICAPSTSTSRAKRQKSDTQQLNFHKQVSVIKSKDIIDHMMMYTTFPSNLAGKRLQNLKRIKIAFCDAVKVVFWFEENYAGSKAFNSLKELQLYGLRNLVHIWFHIPPKVTSFQNLQLLVLSECSNLYVFSSRVAKLLVQLQKIYISRCEKLEEIVVEDDDNEMKAFYGSLRTPMLERIEINGSLYSFMGGGLNATMRRWEGCVHFHRFSFADLKIATKNFRRSLLGEGGFSTLYTGWIDEETFAPSETSTGMPVAIKRWSLESQFMDGMSELNILEGLLHPNLVRCIGHCLEDTGLFIVYEFMERGSLDSHLFERNSEIEPLSWDMRIKIASGAARGLDFLHTSQKIVIHRDIKPSNILLDDNYNAKISGFGLAILGPSDGDSHVTTTFNGTFGYADPEYIVTGHCYIKSDVYSFGVVLLELMTGLRAVEEEQNLVDWSKPFLSQKTKLRSIIDARMEGQYSSKAMLLAAQLSLKCLESKATSRPSMKEVVDILEQIEELGKTSWTLGRESDTEGN, encoded by the exons ATGGAAGGATTAGTGGAATGTCCACATCTCTTTGGATCAAATTCCCAATTTGATTCTTATTTTCATCGAACTGCTAACCAGAAGGCCCG TTTTGCTAGCCATCCAAATTTGCGTCAAATGGCAACACACTTTACGGATGAACAAATTGCTTCTGCTGCCAATGAATTGAAAAGCAAGTTAAAGATAATTTGGTTAAGACTGAAGTCAAAATCAAATGATTTGGCAGATTGCATACCTCTACATAGGTACAAGTCTAAACGTATACCACCAGAAGCAGAGTTATGTCTGTTGATCTGTAGCATCTTTCCTGATGATTATAGAATACCAGTAGAAGATTTGGTCATATATGGGATGGGCTTAGAGTTGTTTGAAGATGTGCATGATATGTTTGCAGCAAGATGTAGAGTCCATGACATCATTTCGATGATTAATGATAAAAAGTATCTCCGTAAAGAAATTGGTGGAAAAATTAGGCTTGCTCACGAGAAAGATCAACTCTGCCATCCGTATGTAAAAATGCTAGATAGTGGACGTGATTTAGCAAAGTTGATTGCCTCAAGGTATCCATTGGTATTTCACCGAGAGATTATAATAGAAAAGTGGCCAGAGTCAAATTGGTACGAAGATTGCTATGGACTTTCACTTGTGCTTAAAAAAGTCCGTGAGCACCATGTTAATTTGGAGTGTCCAAAGCTTAGTCTGCTACAACTTCAATATAGAGAAGATTCACAAAGCATTCCAGTTGACTTCTTTGAAGGGATGAAAATGCTTCGTGTTCTATCATTGGACATACCATCTTTACCAAAATCACTTAATGTGCTCAGGAATCTTAGAACGTTGCGTCTTAAAGTACCTAAGTTTGAAGATATGTCTTGCATCGGAGGTCTGATAAATTTGgaatttctttcaatttttgtcTTAAGCTTCACAGATATTCCTAGGGAGATGGGACAATTAGAGAATTTGAGGTTGCTTGACTTGAGCAAAATGAACATTGCATACATTCCAGCAGGTGTACTATCAAGATTGTTGAAACTTGAAGAGTTGTATCTGCCATTAAGCTTCAAAAGGTGGGGACGCAAGCCAAAAAAATATGATGATTATGATGAATGGGAATCAGGGGAAGAGGATAattctgatgatgaagagagAGTCAATGCAAGTCTTAATGAGATAGTATCTCTTTCATTAAATGCATTACAAATTACTGTACCAAAAGCTTCAAATTTGCCTAAAAAGTCGTCCATATTCAAAAACATTCGAGAGTTTAAAATTCTTGTaccaaataattttaaatatcaaCCATTTGGCCAAAATTCAAGGAATCAGTTGCAACTCACAGGTGAAGCATGCGACATCAAAGAAAGTGGTATCTGTGATCTGATGAGCCGTACTGAAGACTTGAATTTGACAAGAGTGAGAAATTTGAAGAATGTTATCTACCAGCTAGAACAGAATGACTTTTCGCAATTAAAGAAGATGATTATTTCTGAATGTGATGAACTGGAATACGTAGTTGATAcaacaaaaaagaaaatcatGTCCGGAGGTGATTATTTGTTCAGGAAGTTGGAGTGTCTTcatttatcaatgttatgtaATTTGAGAGAAATATGTCATGAAAGATGGACAAATTTTCGATGGCTTCGGAATTTGATTCACATAAGCATAAGGTTTTGTCATAAATTGAAATACGTATTTCCATTATCAATTGTTAGAGGATCGATACTGAAAAGCATAGAGATACTTGATTGTAACGAAATAGAGGGAATTTTCTATGAAGATGAGGACGGCATCCCCCTTACAAAGTGCTCTATTGAAGAACTAGATTTGCATTCACTTCCAAGGCTTATTAGTTTACTGGTGCACAAGGATAATACGATTAATGAGGTTCACGATGACATCAAAGAATCCTTGACAGCTAATAAG GTTGGATTAAGTTATGCGGAGGGATCAGTTAGTACATGTGATGGATATTCCAAGCCCTCTCCAACAAATAAAGGCAAGTCAATATTGAATGAGAGTTGCAATGATGATAAGGAACTCATTTGTGCACCATCTACCTCAACAAGCAGAGCAAAACGACAAAAAAGTGATACCCAACAACTTAATTTCCACAAACAG GTTTCAGTTATAAAGAGCAAGGATATAATTGACCATATGATGATGTACACTACATTTCCATCCAACTTGGCGGGAAAACGGTTGCAGAATTTGAAAAGAATCAAAATAGCTTTTTGTGATGCAGTAAAAGTTGTATTTTGGTTTGAAGAAAACTACGCCGGTTCTAAAGCCTTTAATTCTTTGAAAGAGTTACAGCTGTATGGGCTGCGAAACTTAGTTCATATATGGTTTCACATTCCACCAAAAGTTACCTCCTTTCAGAACTTGCAACTTCTTGTTTTATCAGAATGTTCCAATTTATATGTTTTCTCGTCTCGAGTGGCCAAGCTTTTGGTTCAACTACAAAAGATATATATTAGTCGTTGTGAGAAGTTGGAAGAAATTGTTGTCGAAGATGATGATAATGAG ATGAAAGCTTTTTATGGATCGTTGAGGACGCCGATGCTGGAGAGAATAGAAATAAATGGAAGCTTATATTCATTCATGGGAGGAGGTCTTAATGCAACTATGAGGCG TTGGGAGGGTTGTGTGCATTTTCATCGTTTCTCCTTTGCTGATCTGAAGATTGCTACAAAGAATTTTAGACGTAGTTTGTTGGGTGAAGGAGGTTTTAGTACACTTTATACAGGATGGATAGACGAAGAGACTTTTGCACCCTCCGAAACCAGCACTGGAATGCCAGTTGCCATCAAGAGATGGAGCTTAGAAAGTCAATTCATGGATGGGATG TCGGAGTTGAACATTCTTGAAGGGCTATTGcatccaaacttggttagatgTATTGGACATTGTTTGGAGGATACAGGCTTATTTATTGTGTATGAATTTATGGAGAGGGGAAGCTTGGACAGTCATCTTTTCGAAA GAAATTCTGAGATTGAGCCATTGTCTTGGGATATGCGGATCAAGATAGCCAGTGGAGCAGCTAGAGGTCTTGATTTTCTTCATACTTCCCAAAAGATTGTTATTCACAGAGATATAAAGCCTTCAAATATACTGCTTGATGAT AATTACAATGCAAAAATATCAGGTTTCGGGTTGGCAATATTGGGGCCTTCAGATGGAGACTCACATGTGACAACCACATTTAACGGAACTTTTGGTTATGCTGATCCCGAATATATTGTAACAG GTCATTGTTATATAAAGAGCGATGTATATAGCTTCGGTGTGGTGCTGCTTGAATTGATGACAGGCTTAAGGGCAGTAGAGGAGGAGCAAAACCTGGTTGATTGGTCAAAGCCATTTCTCTCACAGAAGACAAAGTTGAGAAGTATTATAGACGCAAGGATGGAAGGCCAATACTCATCAAAAGCAATGTTACTAGCAGCACAACTTTCCTTGAAATGTTTAGAATCTAAGGCTACAAGCCGTCCATCTATGAAAGAAGTTGTGGATATACTAGAACAAATAGAAGAATTGGGGAAAACAAGCTGGACGCTAGGCCGAGAATCGGATACAgaaggtaattaa
- the LOC136209626 gene encoding uncharacterized protein isoform X1 — translation MEGLVECPHLFGSNSQFDSYFHRTANQKARFASHPNLRQMATHFTDEQIASAANELKSKLKIIWLRLKSKSNDLADCIPLHRYKSKRIPPEAELCLLICSIFPDDYRIPVEDLVIYGMGLELFEDVHDMFAARCRVHDIISMINDKKYLRKEIGGKIRLAHEKDQLCHPYVKMLDSGRDLAKLIASRYPLVFHREIIIEKWPESNWYEDCYGLSLVLKKVREHHVNLECPKLSLLQLQYREDSQSIPVDFFEGMKMLRVLSLDIPSLPKSLNVLRNLRTLRLKVPKFEDMSCIGGLINLEFLSIFVLSFTDIPREMGQLENLRLLDLSKMNIAYIPAGVLSRLLKLEELYLPLSFKRWGRKPKKYDDYDEWESGEEDNSDDEERVNASLNEIVSLSLNALQITVPKASNLPKKSSIFKNIREFKILVPNNFKYQPFGQNSRNQLQLTGEACDIKESGICDLMSRTEDLNLTRVRNLKNVIYQLEQNDFSQLKKMIISECDELEYVVDTTKKKIMSGGDYLFRKLECLHLSMLCNLREICHERWTNFRWLRNLIHISIRFCHKLKYVFPLSIVRGSILKSIEILDCNEIEGIFYEDEDGIPLTKCSIEELDLHSLPRLISLLVHKDNTINEVHDDIKESLTANKVGLSYAEGSVSTCDGYSKPSPTNKGKSILNESCNDDKELICAPSTSTSRAKRQKSDTQQLNFHKQVSVIKSKDIIDHMMMYTTFPSNLAGKRLQNLKRIKIAFCDAVKVVFWFEENYAGSKAFNSLKELQLYGLRNLVHIWFHIPPKVTSFQNLQLLVLSECSNLYVFSSRVAKLLVQLQKIYISRCEKLEEIVVEDDDNEVKGKIVFPQLKLIELQHIPNLMIFFSGIDDIELPLLASLKLNQCNKMKAFYGSLRTPMLERIEINGSLYSFMGGGLNATMRRWEGCVHFHRFSFADLKIATKNFRRSLLGEGGFSTLYTGWIDEETFAPSETSTGMPVAIKRWSLESQFMDGMSELNILEGLLHPNLVRCIGHCLEDTGLFIVYEFMERGSLDSHLFERNSEIEPLSWDMRIKIASGAARGLDFLHTSQKIVIHRDIKPSNILLDDNYNAKISGFGLAILGPSDGDSHVTTTFNGTFGYADPEYIVTGHCYIKSDVYSFGVVLLELMTGLRAVEEEQNLVDWSKPFLSQKTKLRSIIDARMEGQYSSKAMLLAAQLSLKCLESKATSRPSMKEVVDILEQIEELGKTSWTLGRESDTEV, via the exons ATGGAAGGATTAGTGGAATGTCCACATCTCTTTGGATCAAATTCCCAATTTGATTCTTATTTTCATCGAACTGCTAACCAGAAGGCCCG TTTTGCTAGCCATCCAAATTTGCGTCAAATGGCAACACACTTTACGGATGAACAAATTGCTTCTGCTGCCAATGAATTGAAAAGCAAGTTAAAGATAATTTGGTTAAGACTGAAGTCAAAATCAAATGATTTGGCAGATTGCATACCTCTACATAGGTACAAGTCTAAACGTATACCACCAGAAGCAGAGTTATGTCTGTTGATCTGTAGCATCTTTCCTGATGATTATAGAATACCAGTAGAAGATTTGGTCATATATGGGATGGGCTTAGAGTTGTTTGAAGATGTGCATGATATGTTTGCAGCAAGATGTAGAGTCCATGACATCATTTCGATGATTAATGATAAAAAGTATCTCCGTAAAGAAATTGGTGGAAAAATTAGGCTTGCTCACGAGAAAGATCAACTCTGCCATCCGTATGTAAAAATGCTAGATAGTGGACGTGATTTAGCAAAGTTGATTGCCTCAAGGTATCCATTGGTATTTCACCGAGAGATTATAATAGAAAAGTGGCCAGAGTCAAATTGGTACGAAGATTGCTATGGACTTTCACTTGTGCTTAAAAAAGTCCGTGAGCACCATGTTAATTTGGAGTGTCCAAAGCTTAGTCTGCTACAACTTCAATATAGAGAAGATTCACAAAGCATTCCAGTTGACTTCTTTGAAGGGATGAAAATGCTTCGTGTTCTATCATTGGACATACCATCTTTACCAAAATCACTTAATGTGCTCAGGAATCTTAGAACGTTGCGTCTTAAAGTACCTAAGTTTGAAGATATGTCTTGCATCGGAGGTCTGATAAATTTGgaatttctttcaatttttgtcTTAAGCTTCACAGATATTCCTAGGGAGATGGGACAATTAGAGAATTTGAGGTTGCTTGACTTGAGCAAAATGAACATTGCATACATTCCAGCAGGTGTACTATCAAGATTGTTGAAACTTGAAGAGTTGTATCTGCCATTAAGCTTCAAAAGGTGGGGACGCAAGCCAAAAAAATATGATGATTATGATGAATGGGAATCAGGGGAAGAGGATAattctgatgatgaagagagAGTCAATGCAAGTCTTAATGAGATAGTATCTCTTTCATTAAATGCATTACAAATTACTGTACCAAAAGCTTCAAATTTGCCTAAAAAGTCGTCCATATTCAAAAACATTCGAGAGTTTAAAATTCTTGTaccaaataattttaaatatcaaCCATTTGGCCAAAATTCAAGGAATCAGTTGCAACTCACAGGTGAAGCATGCGACATCAAAGAAAGTGGTATCTGTGATCTGATGAGCCGTACTGAAGACTTGAATTTGACAAGAGTGAGAAATTTGAAGAATGTTATCTACCAGCTAGAACAGAATGACTTTTCGCAATTAAAGAAGATGATTATTTCTGAATGTGATGAACTGGAATACGTAGTTGATAcaacaaaaaagaaaatcatGTCCGGAGGTGATTATTTGTTCAGGAAGTTGGAGTGTCTTcatttatcaatgttatgtaATTTGAGAGAAATATGTCATGAAAGATGGACAAATTTTCGATGGCTTCGGAATTTGATTCACATAAGCATAAGGTTTTGTCATAAATTGAAATACGTATTTCCATTATCAATTGTTAGAGGATCGATACTGAAAAGCATAGAGATACTTGATTGTAACGAAATAGAGGGAATTTTCTATGAAGATGAGGACGGCATCCCCCTTACAAAGTGCTCTATTGAAGAACTAGATTTGCATTCACTTCCAAGGCTTATTAGTTTACTGGTGCACAAGGATAATACGATTAATGAGGTTCACGATGACATCAAAGAATCCTTGACAGCTAATAAG GTTGGATTAAGTTATGCGGAGGGATCAGTTAGTACATGTGATGGATATTCCAAGCCCTCTCCAACAAATAAAGGCAAGTCAATATTGAATGAGAGTTGCAATGATGATAAGGAACTCATTTGTGCACCATCTACCTCAACAAGCAGAGCAAAACGACAAAAAAGTGATACCCAACAACTTAATTTCCACAAACAG GTTTCAGTTATAAAGAGCAAGGATATAATTGACCATATGATGATGTACACTACATTTCCATCCAACTTGGCGGGAAAACGGTTGCAGAATTTGAAAAGAATCAAAATAGCTTTTTGTGATGCAGTAAAAGTTGTATTTTGGTTTGAAGAAAACTACGCCGGTTCTAAAGCCTTTAATTCTTTGAAAGAGTTACAGCTGTATGGGCTGCGAAACTTAGTTCATATATGGTTTCACATTCCACCAAAAGTTACCTCCTTTCAGAACTTGCAACTTCTTGTTTTATCAGAATGTTCCAATTTATATGTTTTCTCGTCTCGAGTGGCCAAGCTTTTGGTTCAACTACAAAAGATATATATTAGTCGTTGTGAGAAGTTGGAAGAAATTGTTGTCGAAGATGATGATAATGAGGTAAAAGGAAAAATTGTATTCCCCCAACTAAAGCTTATAGAACTTCAACATATACCCaaccttatgattttcttcagTGGGATTGATGATATTGAGTTACCTTTATTGGCATCTTTGAAACTTAATCAATGCAATAAGATGAAAGCTTTTTATGGATCGTTGAGGACGCCGATGCTGGAGAGAATAGAAATAAATGGAAGCTTATATTCATTCATGGGAGGAGGTCTTAATGCAACTATGAGGCG TTGGGAGGGTTGTGTGCATTTTCATCGTTTCTCCTTTGCTGATCTGAAGATTGCTACAAAGAATTTTAGACGTAGTTTGTTGGGTGAAGGAGGTTTTAGTACACTTTATACAGGATGGATAGACGAAGAGACTTTTGCACCCTCCGAAACCAGCACTGGAATGCCAGTTGCCATCAAGAGATGGAGCTTAGAAAGTCAATTCATGGATGGGATG TCGGAGTTGAACATTCTTGAAGGGCTATTGcatccaaacttggttagatgTATTGGACATTGTTTGGAGGATACAGGCTTATTTATTGTGTATGAATTTATGGAGAGGGGAAGCTTGGACAGTCATCTTTTCGAAA GAAATTCTGAGATTGAGCCATTGTCTTGGGATATGCGGATCAAGATAGCCAGTGGAGCAGCTAGAGGTCTTGATTTTCTTCATACTTCCCAAAAGATTGTTATTCACAGAGATATAAAGCCTTCAAATATACTGCTTGATGAT AATTACAATGCAAAAATATCAGGTTTCGGGTTGGCAATATTGGGGCCTTCAGATGGAGACTCACATGTGACAACCACATTTAACGGAACTTTTGGTTATGCTGATCCCGAATATATTGTAACAG GTCATTGTTATATAAAGAGCGATGTATATAGCTTCGGTGTGGTGCTGCTTGAATTGATGACAGGCTTAAGGGCAGTAGAGGAGGAGCAAAACCTGGTTGATTGGTCAAAGCCATTTCTCTCACAGAAGACAAAGTTGAGAAGTATTATAGACGCAAGGATGGAAGGCCAATACTCATCAAAAGCAATGTTACTAGCAGCACAACTTTCCTTGAAATGTTTAGAATCTAAGGCTACAAGCCGTCCATCTATGAAAGAAGTTGTGGATATACTAGAACAAATAGAAGAATTGGGGAAAACAAGCTGGACGCTAGGCCGAGAATCGGATACAgaag TGTGA
- the LOC136209626 gene encoding uncharacterized protein isoform X4 has protein sequence MEGLVECPHLFGSNSQFDSYFHRTANQKARFTDIPREMGQLENLRLLDLSKMNIAYIPAGVLSRLLKLEELYLPLSFKRWGRKPKKYDDYDEWESGEEDNSDDEERVNASLNEIVSLSLNALQITVPKASNLPKKSSIFKNIREFKILVPNNFKYQPFGQNSRNQLQLTGEACDIKESGICDLMSRTEDLNLTRVRNLKNVIYQLEQNDFSQLKKMIISECDELEYVVDTTKKKIMSGGDYLFRKLECLHLSMLCNLREICHERWTNFRWLRNLIHISIRFCHKLKYVFPLSIVRGSILKSIEILDCNEIEGIFYEDEDGIPLTKCSIEELDLHSLPRLISLLVHKDNTINEVHDDIKESLTANKVGLSYAEGSVSTCDGYSKPSPTNKGKSILNESCNDDKELICAPSTSTSRAKRQKSDTQQLNFHKQVSVIKSKDIIDHMMMYTTFPSNLAGKRLQNLKRIKIAFCDAVKVVFWFEENYAGSKAFNSLKELQLYGLRNLVHIWFHIPPKVTSFQNLQLLVLSECSNLYVFSSRVAKLLVQLQKIYISRCEKLEEIVVEDDDNEVKGKIVFPQLKLIELQHIPNLMIFFSGIDDIELPLLASLKLNQCNKMKAFYGSLRTPMLERIEINGSLYSFMGGGLNATMRRWEGCVHFHRFSFADLKIATKNFRRSLLGEGGFSTLYTGWIDEETFAPSETSTGMPVAIKRWSLESQFMDGMSELNILEGLLHPNLVRCIGHCLEDTGLFIVYEFMERGSLDSHLFERNSEIEPLSWDMRIKIASGAARGLDFLHTSQKIVIHRDIKPSNILLDDNYNAKISGFGLAILGPSDGDSHVTTTFNGTFGYADPEYIVTGHCYIKSDVYSFGVVLLELMTGLRAVEEEQNLVDWSKPFLSQKTKLRSIIDARMEGQYSSKAMLLAAQLSLKCLESKATSRPSMKEVVDILEQIEELGKTSWTLGRESDTEGN, from the exons ATGGAAGGATTAGTGGAATGTCCACATCTCTTTGGATCAAATTCCCAATTTGATTCTTATTTTCATCGAACTGCTAACCAGAAGGCCCG CTTCACAGATATTCCTAGGGAGATGGGACAATTAGAGAATTTGAGGTTGCTTGACTTGAGCAAAATGAACATTGCATACATTCCAGCAGGTGTACTATCAAGATTGTTGAAACTTGAAGAGTTGTATCTGCCATTAAGCTTCAAAAGGTGGGGACGCAAGCCAAAAAAATATGATGATTATGATGAATGGGAATCAGGGGAAGAGGATAattctgatgatgaagagagAGTCAATGCAAGTCTTAATGAGATAGTATCTCTTTCATTAAATGCATTACAAATTACTGTACCAAAAGCTTCAAATTTGCCTAAAAAGTCGTCCATATTCAAAAACATTCGAGAGTTTAAAATTCTTGTaccaaataattttaaatatcaaCCATTTGGCCAAAATTCAAGGAATCAGTTGCAACTCACAGGTGAAGCATGCGACATCAAAGAAAGTGGTATCTGTGATCTGATGAGCCGTACTGAAGACTTGAATTTGACAAGAGTGAGAAATTTGAAGAATGTTATCTACCAGCTAGAACAGAATGACTTTTCGCAATTAAAGAAGATGATTATTTCTGAATGTGATGAACTGGAATACGTAGTTGATAcaacaaaaaagaaaatcatGTCCGGAGGTGATTATTTGTTCAGGAAGTTGGAGTGTCTTcatttatcaatgttatgtaATTTGAGAGAAATATGTCATGAAAGATGGACAAATTTTCGATGGCTTCGGAATTTGATTCACATAAGCATAAGGTTTTGTCATAAATTGAAATACGTATTTCCATTATCAATTGTTAGAGGATCGATACTGAAAAGCATAGAGATACTTGATTGTAACGAAATAGAGGGAATTTTCTATGAAGATGAGGACGGCATCCCCCTTACAAAGTGCTCTATTGAAGAACTAGATTTGCATTCACTTCCAAGGCTTATTAGTTTACTGGTGCACAAGGATAATACGATTAATGAGGTTCACGATGACATCAAAGAATCCTTGACAGCTAATAAG GTTGGATTAAGTTATGCGGAGGGATCAGTTAGTACATGTGATGGATATTCCAAGCCCTCTCCAACAAATAAAGGCAAGTCAATATTGAATGAGAGTTGCAATGATGATAAGGAACTCATTTGTGCACCATCTACCTCAACAAGCAGAGCAAAACGACAAAAAAGTGATACCCAACAACTTAATTTCCACAAACAG GTTTCAGTTATAAAGAGCAAGGATATAATTGACCATATGATGATGTACACTACATTTCCATCCAACTTGGCGGGAAAACGGTTGCAGAATTTGAAAAGAATCAAAATAGCTTTTTGTGATGCAGTAAAAGTTGTATTTTGGTTTGAAGAAAACTACGCCGGTTCTAAAGCCTTTAATTCTTTGAAAGAGTTACAGCTGTATGGGCTGCGAAACTTAGTTCATATATGGTTTCACATTCCACCAAAAGTTACCTCCTTTCAGAACTTGCAACTTCTTGTTTTATCAGAATGTTCCAATTTATATGTTTTCTCGTCTCGAGTGGCCAAGCTTTTGGTTCAACTACAAAAGATATATATTAGTCGTTGTGAGAAGTTGGAAGAAATTGTTGTCGAAGATGATGATAATGAGGTAAAAGGAAAAATTGTATTCCCCCAACTAAAGCTTATAGAACTTCAACATATACCCaaccttatgattttcttcagTGGGATTGATGATATTGAGTTACCTTTATTGGCATCTTTGAAACTTAATCAATGCAATAAGATGAAAGCTTTTTATGGATCGTTGAGGACGCCGATGCTGGAGAGAATAGAAATAAATGGAAGCTTATATTCATTCATGGGAGGAGGTCTTAATGCAACTATGAGGCG TTGGGAGGGTTGTGTGCATTTTCATCGTTTCTCCTTTGCTGATCTGAAGATTGCTACAAAGAATTTTAGACGTAGTTTGTTGGGTGAAGGAGGTTTTAGTACACTTTATACAGGATGGATAGACGAAGAGACTTTTGCACCCTCCGAAACCAGCACTGGAATGCCAGTTGCCATCAAGAGATGGAGCTTAGAAAGTCAATTCATGGATGGGATG TCGGAGTTGAACATTCTTGAAGGGCTATTGcatccaaacttggttagatgTATTGGACATTGTTTGGAGGATACAGGCTTATTTATTGTGTATGAATTTATGGAGAGGGGAAGCTTGGACAGTCATCTTTTCGAAA GAAATTCTGAGATTGAGCCATTGTCTTGGGATATGCGGATCAAGATAGCCAGTGGAGCAGCTAGAGGTCTTGATTTTCTTCATACTTCCCAAAAGATTGTTATTCACAGAGATATAAAGCCTTCAAATATACTGCTTGATGAT AATTACAATGCAAAAATATCAGGTTTCGGGTTGGCAATATTGGGGCCTTCAGATGGAGACTCACATGTGACAACCACATTTAACGGAACTTTTGGTTATGCTGATCCCGAATATATTGTAACAG GTCATTGTTATATAAAGAGCGATGTATATAGCTTCGGTGTGGTGCTGCTTGAATTGATGACAGGCTTAAGGGCAGTAGAGGAGGAGCAAAACCTGGTTGATTGGTCAAAGCCATTTCTCTCACAGAAGACAAAGTTGAGAAGTATTATAGACGCAAGGATGGAAGGCCAATACTCATCAAAAGCAATGTTACTAGCAGCACAACTTTCCTTGAAATGTTTAGAATCTAAGGCTACAAGCCGTCCATCTATGAAAGAAGTTGTGGATATACTAGAACAAATAGAAGAATTGGGGAAAACAAGCTGGACGCTAGGCCGAGAATCGGATACAgaaggtaattaa